The following coding sequences lie in one Drosophila sulfurigaster albostrigata strain 15112-1811.04 chromosome 2R, ASM2355843v2, whole genome shotgun sequence genomic window:
- the LOC133835725 gene encoding protein I'm not dead yet 2-like isoform X4 translates to MFVGGLILALAIEYSNLHHRIALGTILLVGCSPRRLLFGLTVVTCFLSMWMSNSACTAMMCPIVKAILNEMEAQKIFTIYMTQEEEPVEEGEQRHPSKIAMAFYFSTAYASSIGGIGTLIGTGTNLTFKGIYETRFPDAKEKINFPIFMAYTIPIAVVANILLLYLSIQLTHMALFRPNSKTGQEIKSATSNKDILYGVIKDNYKALGRMSCHEIQVASVFTLMVLLLFTGNPGFMMGWSDALHLDDVKSSSIVFLAVVILFALPTQYTFFKYCCGSAPFTGRAMDACLSWTFIHNNMPWGLCFLIGGGFALAEGSKVSGMAKMLGQSMAFIESTPRDVVIGVTIVIAIACTTFSSNMAVCNILTPVFCEMALAVKIHPLLLTLPSTLAMSFAYLLPVSTPPNAIVCGYANIKTKYMAVAGILPTLLGIVLLWINAVTWGAVIFPDTKDFPDWAKEARLF, encoded by the exons ATGTTTGTTGGTGGACTTATTCTAGCCTTAGCCATCGAATATTCTAATTTACACCACCGTATTGCATTGGGCACCATCTTATTGGTTGGTTGTAGTCCACGACG CTTGCTCTTCGGTCTGACTGTGGTCACATGTTTTTTATCAATGTGGATGTCGAACTCGGCATGTACTGCAATGATGTGCCCTATTGTTAAAGCCATATTAAACGAAATGGAAGCT CAAaaaatttttacaatataCATGACACAGGAGGAAGAACCAGTTGAGGAAGGCGA GCAACGTCATCCTTCAAAAATCGCgatggcattttattttagcaCAGCATACGCTTCTTCAATTGGTGGCATTGGTACCCTTATTGGAACAGGAACAAATCTGACCTTTAAAGGTATATATGAAAC cCGTTTTCCAGATGctaaagagaaaataaattttcccATATTCATGGCATATACAATCCCAATTGCGGTGGTTGCTAACATTCTGTTGCTATatctttcaattcaattaactcACATGGCTCTATTTCGACCAAATAGCAAAACTGGCCAAGAAATTAAAAGCGCAACTTCCAATAAAGATATACTTTATGGTGTTATTAAAGACAACTATAAGGCACTGGGAAGGATGTCTTGTCATGAAATTCAGGTTGCATCCGTATTCACATTAATGGTTCTCTTGCTTTTCACAGGCAACCCTGGGTTTATGATGGGATGGTCCGATGCACTTCATCTcga cGATGTAAAAAGCTCATCTATCGTATTTTTAGCCGTTGTAATTTTGTTTGCCCTTCCCACTCAGTACACGTTTTTTAAGTATTGTTGTGGTTCAG CTCCATTCACTGGCCGTGCCATGGATGCCTGCCTCTCATGGACGTTTATTCACAATAATATGCCTTGGGGACTCTGTTTCTTGATTG gTGGTGGCTTTGCTCTTGCAGAAGGAAGTAAGGTCAGTGGCATGGCCAAAATGTTGGGCCAGTCGATGGCATTCATTGAATCAACTCCAAGAGACGTGGTGATAGGAGTAACAATTGTGATAGCAATTGCTTGTACCACCTTTAGCTCCAACATGGCTGTTTGTAACATACTGACACCCGTCTTCTGTGAAATG GCATTAGCCGTTAAGATCCATCCATTGCTTTTGACCTTACCATCCACGCTAGCCATGAGCTTTGCCTATCTTCTGCCAGTTAGCACACCTCCCAATGCTATTGTCTGTGGTTATGCcaatatcaaaacaaaatatatg GCGGTGGCCGGAATATTGCCTACTCTTTTGGGCATTGTTCTTCTGTGGATTAATGCTGTGACTTGGGGTGCTGTCATATTTCCAGACACTAAGGATTTTCCAGATTGGGCAAAAGAAGCGAgactattttaa
- the LOC133835725 gene encoding protein I'm not dead yet 2-like isoform X3 encodes MADDEKLSPAKSMRSCCKFHWRGKLTVLVPLITLPILIYGFRSNRPSSETTCSLFFTNALVMFVGGLILALAIEYSNLHHRIALGTILLVGCSPRRLLFGLTVVTCFLSMWMSNSACTAMMCPIVKAILNEMEAQKIFTIYMTQEEEPVEEGEQRHPSKIAMAFYFSTAYASSIGGIGTLIGTGTNLTFKGIYETRFPDAKEKINFPIFMAYTIPIAVVANILLLYLSIQLTHMALFRPNSKTGQEIKSATSNKDILYGVIKDNYKALGRMSCHEIQVASVFTLMVLLLFTGNPGFMMGWSDALHLDDVKSSSIVFLAVVILFALPTQYTFFKYCCGSAPFTGRAMDACLSWTFIHNNMPWGLCFLIGGGFALAEGSKVSGMAKMLGQSMAFIESTPRDVVIGVTIVIAIACTTFSSNMAVCNILTPVFCEMALAVKIHPLLLTLPSTLAMSFAYLLPVSTPPNAIVCGYANIKTKYMAVAGILPTLLGIVLLWINAVTWGAVIFPDTKDFPDWAKEARLF; translated from the exons ATGGCCGA TGATGAGAAATTATCCCCCGCGAAATCTATGCGATCTTGCTGTAAATTTCATTGGAGAGGGAAACTTACAGTTCTTGTGCCATTGATAACGCTTCCGATTTTAATATACGGATTTCGGAGTAACCGACCT TCATCCGAAACTACTTGTAGCTTGTTTTTCACAAACGCTTTGGTGATGTTTGTTGGTGGACTTATTCTAGCCTTAGCCATCGAATATTCTAATTTACACCACCGTATTGCATTGGGCACCATCTTATTGGTTGGTTGTAGTCCACGACG CTTGCTCTTCGGTCTGACTGTGGTCACATGTTTTTTATCAATGTGGATGTCGAACTCGGCATGTACTGCAATGATGTGCCCTATTGTTAAAGCCATATTAAACGAAATGGAAGCT CAAaaaatttttacaatataCATGACACAGGAGGAAGAACCAGTTGAGGAAGGCGA GCAACGTCATCCTTCAAAAATCGCgatggcattttattttagcaCAGCATACGCTTCTTCAATTGGTGGCATTGGTACCCTTATTGGAACAGGAACAAATCTGACCTTTAAAGGTATATATGAAAC cCGTTTTCCAGATGctaaagagaaaataaattttcccATATTCATGGCATATACAATCCCAATTGCGGTGGTTGCTAACATTCTGTTGCTATatctttcaattcaattaactcACATGGCTCTATTTCGACCAAATAGCAAAACTGGCCAAGAAATTAAAAGCGCAACTTCCAATAAAGATATACTTTATGGTGTTATTAAAGACAACTATAAGGCACTGGGAAGGATGTCTTGTCATGAAATTCAGGTTGCATCCGTATTCACATTAATGGTTCTCTTGCTTTTCACAGGCAACCCTGGGTTTATGATGGGATGGTCCGATGCACTTCATCTcga cGATGTAAAAAGCTCATCTATCGTATTTTTAGCCGTTGTAATTTTGTTTGCCCTTCCCACTCAGTACACGTTTTTTAAGTATTGTTGTGGTTCAG CTCCATTCACTGGCCGTGCCATGGATGCCTGCCTCTCATGGACGTTTATTCACAATAATATGCCTTGGGGACTCTGTTTCTTGATTG gTGGTGGCTTTGCTCTTGCAGAAGGAAGTAAGGTCAGTGGCATGGCCAAAATGTTGGGCCAGTCGATGGCATTCATTGAATCAACTCCAAGAGACGTGGTGATAGGAGTAACAATTGTGATAGCAATTGCTTGTACCACCTTTAGCTCCAACATGGCTGTTTGTAACATACTGACACCCGTCTTCTGTGAAATG GCATTAGCCGTTAAGATCCATCCATTGCTTTTGACCTTACCATCCACGCTAGCCATGAGCTTTGCCTATCTTCTGCCAGTTAGCACACCTCCCAATGCTATTGTCTGTGGTTATGCcaatatcaaaacaaaatatatg GCGGTGGCCGGAATATTGCCTACTCTTTTGGGCATTGTTCTTCTGTGGATTAATGCTGTGACTTGGGGTGCTGTCATATTTCCAGACACTAAGGATTTTCCAGATTGGGCAAAAGAAGCGAgactattttaa
- the LOC133835725 gene encoding protein I'm not dead yet 2-like isoform X2 — MADDEKLSPAKSMRSCCKFHWRGKLTVLVPLITLPILIYGFRSNRPELKCIYLIVNMAIFWITECVPLYITSLFPIIFLPLFGILSSETTCSLFFTNALVMFVGGLILALAIEYSNLHHRIALGTILLVGCSPRRLLFGLTVVTCFLSMWMSNSACTAMMCPIVKAILNEMEAQKIFTIYMTQEEEPVEEGDTAYASSIGGIGTLIGTGTNLTFKGIYETRFPDAKEKINFPIFMAYTIPIAVVANILLLYLSIQLTHMALFRPNSKTGQEIKSATSNKDILYGVIKDNYKALGRMSCHEIQVASVFTLMVLLLFTGNPGFMMGWSDALHLDDVKSSSIVFLAVVILFALPTQYTFFKYCCGSAPFTGRAMDACLSWTFIHNNMPWGLCFLIGGGFALAEGSKVSGMAKMLGQSMAFIESTPRDVVIGVTIVIAIACTTFSSNMAVCNILTPVFCEMALAVKIHPLLLTLPSTLAMSFAYLLPVSTPPNAIVCGYANIKTKYMAVAGILPTLLGIVLLWINAVTWGAVIFPDTKDFPDWAKEARLF; from the exons ATGGCCGA TGATGAGAAATTATCCCCCGCGAAATCTATGCGATCTTGCTGTAAATTTCATTGGAGAGGGAAACTTACAGTTCTTGTGCCATTGATAACGCTTCCGATTTTAATATACGGATTTCGGAGTAACCGACCT gaattaaaatgcatttatttaattgtcaaCATGGCCATCTTTTGGATTACGGAATGTGTGCCTTTATATATAACATCCCTCTTTCCAATCatttttttgcctttgtttgGAATTTTG TCATCCGAAACTACTTGTAGCTTGTTTTTCACAAACGCTTTGGTGATGTTTGTTGGTGGACTTATTCTAGCCTTAGCCATCGAATATTCTAATTTACACCACCGTATTGCATTGGGCACCATCTTATTGGTTGGTTGTAGTCCACGACG CTTGCTCTTCGGTCTGACTGTGGTCACATGTTTTTTATCAATGTGGATGTCGAACTCGGCATGTACTGCAATGATGTGCCCTATTGTTAAAGCCATATTAAACGAAATGGAAGCT CAAaaaatttttacaatataCATGACACAGGAGGAAGAACCAGTTGAGGAAGGCGA caCAGCATACGCTTCTTCAATTGGTGGCATTGGTACCCTTATTGGAACAGGAACAAATCTGACCTTTAAAGGTATATATGAAAC cCGTTTTCCAGATGctaaagagaaaataaattttcccATATTCATGGCATATACAATCCCAATTGCGGTGGTTGCTAACATTCTGTTGCTATatctttcaattcaattaactcACATGGCTCTATTTCGACCAAATAGCAAAACTGGCCAAGAAATTAAAAGCGCAACTTCCAATAAAGATATACTTTATGGTGTTATTAAAGACAACTATAAGGCACTGGGAAGGATGTCTTGTCATGAAATTCAGGTTGCATCCGTATTCACATTAATGGTTCTCTTGCTTTTCACAGGCAACCCTGGGTTTATGATGGGATGGTCCGATGCACTTCATCTcga cGATGTAAAAAGCTCATCTATCGTATTTTTAGCCGTTGTAATTTTGTTTGCCCTTCCCACTCAGTACACGTTTTTTAAGTATTGTTGTGGTTCAG CTCCATTCACTGGCCGTGCCATGGATGCCTGCCTCTCATGGACGTTTATTCACAATAATATGCCTTGGGGACTCTGTTTCTTGATTG gTGGTGGCTTTGCTCTTGCAGAAGGAAGTAAGGTCAGTGGCATGGCCAAAATGTTGGGCCAGTCGATGGCATTCATTGAATCAACTCCAAGAGACGTGGTGATAGGAGTAACAATTGTGATAGCAATTGCTTGTACCACCTTTAGCTCCAACATGGCTGTTTGTAACATACTGACACCCGTCTTCTGTGAAATG GCATTAGCCGTTAAGATCCATCCATTGCTTTTGACCTTACCATCCACGCTAGCCATGAGCTTTGCCTATCTTCTGCCAGTTAGCACACCTCCCAATGCTATTGTCTGTGGTTATGCcaatatcaaaacaaaatatatg GCGGTGGCCGGAATATTGCCTACTCTTTTGGGCATTGTTCTTCTGTGGATTAATGCTGTGACTTGGGGTGCTGTCATATTTCCAGACACTAAGGATTTTCCAGATTGGGCAAAAGAAGCGAgactattttaa
- the LOC133835725 gene encoding protein I'm not dead yet 2-like isoform X1, whose amino-acid sequence MADDEKLSPAKSMRSCCKFHWRGKLTVLVPLITLPILIYGFRSNRPELKCIYLIVNMAIFWITECVPLYITSLFPIIFLPLFGILSSETTCSLFFTNALVMFVGGLILALAIEYSNLHHRIALGTILLVGCSPRRLLFGLTVVTCFLSMWMSNSACTAMMCPIVKAILNEMEAQKIFTIYMTQEEEPVEEGEQRHPSKIAMAFYFSTAYASSIGGIGTLIGTGTNLTFKGIYETRFPDAKEKINFPIFMAYTIPIAVVANILLLYLSIQLTHMALFRPNSKTGQEIKSATSNKDILYGVIKDNYKALGRMSCHEIQVASVFTLMVLLLFTGNPGFMMGWSDALHLDDVKSSSIVFLAVVILFALPTQYTFFKYCCGSAPFTGRAMDACLSWTFIHNNMPWGLCFLIGGGFALAEGSKVSGMAKMLGQSMAFIESTPRDVVIGVTIVIAIACTTFSSNMAVCNILTPVFCEMALAVKIHPLLLTLPSTLAMSFAYLLPVSTPPNAIVCGYANIKTKYMAVAGILPTLLGIVLLWINAVTWGAVIFPDTKDFPDWAKEARLF is encoded by the exons ATGGCCGA TGATGAGAAATTATCCCCCGCGAAATCTATGCGATCTTGCTGTAAATTTCATTGGAGAGGGAAACTTACAGTTCTTGTGCCATTGATAACGCTTCCGATTTTAATATACGGATTTCGGAGTAACCGACCT gaattaaaatgcatttatttaattgtcaaCATGGCCATCTTTTGGATTACGGAATGTGTGCCTTTATATATAACATCCCTCTTTCCAATCatttttttgcctttgtttgGAATTTTG TCATCCGAAACTACTTGTAGCTTGTTTTTCACAAACGCTTTGGTGATGTTTGTTGGTGGACTTATTCTAGCCTTAGCCATCGAATATTCTAATTTACACCACCGTATTGCATTGGGCACCATCTTATTGGTTGGTTGTAGTCCACGACG CTTGCTCTTCGGTCTGACTGTGGTCACATGTTTTTTATCAATGTGGATGTCGAACTCGGCATGTACTGCAATGATGTGCCCTATTGTTAAAGCCATATTAAACGAAATGGAAGCT CAAaaaatttttacaatataCATGACACAGGAGGAAGAACCAGTTGAGGAAGGCGA GCAACGTCATCCTTCAAAAATCGCgatggcattttattttagcaCAGCATACGCTTCTTCAATTGGTGGCATTGGTACCCTTATTGGAACAGGAACAAATCTGACCTTTAAAGGTATATATGAAAC cCGTTTTCCAGATGctaaagagaaaataaattttcccATATTCATGGCATATACAATCCCAATTGCGGTGGTTGCTAACATTCTGTTGCTATatctttcaattcaattaactcACATGGCTCTATTTCGACCAAATAGCAAAACTGGCCAAGAAATTAAAAGCGCAACTTCCAATAAAGATATACTTTATGGTGTTATTAAAGACAACTATAAGGCACTGGGAAGGATGTCTTGTCATGAAATTCAGGTTGCATCCGTATTCACATTAATGGTTCTCTTGCTTTTCACAGGCAACCCTGGGTTTATGATGGGATGGTCCGATGCACTTCATCTcga cGATGTAAAAAGCTCATCTATCGTATTTTTAGCCGTTGTAATTTTGTTTGCCCTTCCCACTCAGTACACGTTTTTTAAGTATTGTTGTGGTTCAG CTCCATTCACTGGCCGTGCCATGGATGCCTGCCTCTCATGGACGTTTATTCACAATAATATGCCTTGGGGACTCTGTTTCTTGATTG gTGGTGGCTTTGCTCTTGCAGAAGGAAGTAAGGTCAGTGGCATGGCCAAAATGTTGGGCCAGTCGATGGCATTCATTGAATCAACTCCAAGAGACGTGGTGATAGGAGTAACAATTGTGATAGCAATTGCTTGTACCACCTTTAGCTCCAACATGGCTGTTTGTAACATACTGACACCCGTCTTCTGTGAAATG GCATTAGCCGTTAAGATCCATCCATTGCTTTTGACCTTACCATCCACGCTAGCCATGAGCTTTGCCTATCTTCTGCCAGTTAGCACACCTCCCAATGCTATTGTCTGTGGTTATGCcaatatcaaaacaaaatatatg GCGGTGGCCGGAATATTGCCTACTCTTTTGGGCATTGTTCTTCTGTGGATTAATGCTGTGACTTGGGGTGCTGTCATATTTCCAGACACTAAGGATTTTCCAGATTGGGCAAAAGAAGCGAgactattttaa